From a region of the Bacteroidota bacterium genome:
- a CDS encoding glycoside hydrolase family 2 TIM barrel-domain containing protein, translating into MASTDMKGLPRAALCAALLGFCCAAQAQERSTLSERSEVAEAVGSVPLANQGAIPVELRQDEGGSWTLYRGGEPYYIRGVGGTQYLDRAVAYGANSIRTWGAGEAIGVLDQAHALGLSVVFGLWAGQERQGFDYNDSKGVAAQLARFREVVRAYKDHPAILMWGLGNENDLFYTDYKVWDALGDIAAMIKEEDPNHPVMHVTAGLDVAEVQLIMERAPDIDVYGINTYGELVGGTRAFRDYGYDGPSVGTMLRRAGWNGPYVIAEWGPDGHWEVPKTAWNVPIEQTSTQKARVYQLRYEQGIAADTTYGIGSYAFLWGAKQETTPTWYGIFTPGGYETEVMDVLQHVWTGTWPANRAPSIASFTANGETPFASVYADPLSVVTFEADVSDPEGAPVRYEWELLPESTDIRAGGDAEARPDAVRIGVVREEGGTLAIQAPRVEGPYRMFLYAYDGSGNVATANFPLFVGQPTP; encoded by the coding sequence ATGGCGTCTACCGATATGAAAGGACTACCTCGCGCGGCCCTGTGCGCCGCCCTCCTCGGGTTCTGCTGCGCTGCCCAAGCGCAGGAGCGCTCCACCCTCAGCGAGCGCTCTGAAGTCGCCGAGGCCGTCGGGTCTGTGCCGCTCGCCAACCAGGGCGCAATCCCCGTCGAGCTTCGCCAGGACGAGGGCGGAAGCTGGACGCTCTACCGCGGCGGTGAGCCGTACTACATCCGAGGCGTCGGCGGCACCCAGTACCTCGACCGCGCTGTGGCCTACGGGGCCAACTCGATTCGGACGTGGGGTGCGGGCGAGGCCATCGGCGTGCTCGACCAGGCGCATGCCCTCGGGCTGAGCGTCGTCTTTGGCCTCTGGGCCGGGCAGGAGCGCCAGGGCTTCGACTACAACGACAGCAAGGGCGTCGCCGCGCAGCTCGCCCGCTTCCGCGAGGTCGTCCGCGCCTACAAGGACCACCCGGCGATCCTGATGTGGGGCCTCGGCAACGAGAACGACCTGTTCTACACCGACTACAAAGTCTGGGACGCCCTCGGCGACATCGCCGCGATGATCAAGGAGGAGGACCCGAACCACCCGGTGATGCACGTCACCGCCGGCCTCGACGTGGCGGAGGTCCAGCTTATCATGGAGCGCGCCCCGGACATTGACGTCTACGGCATCAACACCTACGGCGAACTCGTCGGCGGCACGCGGGCCTTCCGCGACTACGGCTACGACGGGCCGAGCGTGGGGACCATGCTCCGCCGCGCTGGCTGGAACGGCCCCTACGTCATCGCCGAGTGGGGACCGGACGGCCACTGGGAGGTCCCCAAGACCGCGTGGAACGTTCCCATCGAACAGACGAGCACCCAGAAAGCCCGCGTCTACCAGCTTCGCTACGAGCAGGGCATCGCCGCCGACACAACGTACGGCATCGGCTCCTACGCCTTCCTCTGGGGGGCCAAGCAGGAGACCACGCCAACGTGGTACGGCATCTTCACGCCGGGCGGCTACGAGACCGAGGTGATGGACGTGCTGCAGCACGTCTGGACCGGCACCTGGCCCGCGAACCGTGCCCCGAGCATCGCCAGCTTCACCGCGAACGGAGAGACACCCTTCGCGAGCGTCTACGCGGACCCGCTCTCCGTCGTCACCTTCGAGGCCGACGTCAGTGACCCCGAGGGCGCGCCCGTCCGCTACGAGTGGGAACTGCTCCCCGAGAGCACTGACATCCGTGCCGGCGGCGACGCCGAAGCGCGCCCCGACGCCGTCCGCATCGGCGTCGTTCGTGAGGAGGGTGGGACGCTCGCCATCCAGGCTCCGCGCGTCGAGGGTCCGTACCGGATGTTCCTCTACGCCTACGACGGCAGCGGCAACGTCGCGACGGCCAACTTCCCGCTCTTCGTGGGGCAGCCTACCCCTTAG
- a CDS encoding glycan-binding surface protein, with amino-acid sequence MSQRLSSRLVFSVLFLAGAMLASGCVQFLPAALYSGVEQAPVPERPRTLALAAEPVIFSDQTDDTVWFQDDVRCTQGEVTSDVVYAGQRAVALSWDRNVEGCEWAGFGIGWDGWAGKDLSELLPYAAIEMQVRTKEGTMYGLPIVLTFEDYAGGMGFSYTGNRYFERPVIDEDWQKIVVPLASFDLEVENLDLTNVKQLMFELQGSGSIYIDDVRLAFYEEEEQEPWLVEAPRPDPTALPIQLFGDAFINDNGWGLVSDRCQTVETTTASASEGSTALHLRWDLGPDECYQGSMGVSWDQWYPIDMTDVVEQTAVQFDVRVPEGAARTLPLRFGFEDYGRQFSGATLDGSYTASGQFTMAWQTVTIPLTHLRGGGTQLAAAPATVGNLPEPQGRADWSNVKQLIIYMDEAGEVLLDNIRLVEIN; translated from the coding sequence ATGAGCCAGCGCCTCTCTTCTCGACTCGTCTTCAGCGTCCTCTTTCTAGCAGGGGCGATGCTGGCGTCCGGGTGTGTGCAGTTCCTGCCCGCCGCCCTCTACTCGGGCGTGGAGCAAGCACCGGTGCCCGAGCGGCCCCGCACCCTCGCGCTCGCCGCCGAGCCAGTCATTTTCTCCGACCAGACCGACGACACCGTCTGGTTCCAGGATGACGTGCGCTGCACGCAAGGCGAGGTGACCTCGGACGTGGTCTACGCCGGGCAGCGTGCCGTCGCGCTCTCGTGGGACCGCAACGTCGAAGGGTGCGAGTGGGCCGGCTTCGGAATCGGCTGGGACGGATGGGCCGGCAAGGACCTCTCGGAACTGCTGCCCTACGCGGCCATCGAGATGCAGGTGCGGACGAAGGAGGGGACGATGTACGGCCTGCCGATTGTGCTCACGTTCGAGGACTACGCCGGCGGGATGGGCTTCTCCTACACCGGCAACCGCTACTTCGAGCGCCCCGTCATCGACGAGGACTGGCAGAAGATCGTCGTTCCGCTGGCCAGCTTCGACCTGGAGGTCGAGAACCTCGACCTGACGAATGTCAAGCAGCTCATGTTTGAGCTTCAGGGCTCCGGTAGCATCTACATCGACGATGTGCGGCTCGCATTCTACGAGGAGGAAGAGCAGGAGCCGTGGCTGGTCGAGGCCCCGCGCCCCGACCCGACGGCGCTCCCGATCCAGCTCTTCGGCGACGCCTTCATCAACGACAACGGCTGGGGCCTCGTCTCCGACCGCTGCCAGACGGTCGAGACCACCACCGCCAGCGCGTCCGAAGGATCGACGGCGCTGCACCTGCGTTGGGACCTCGGCCCCGACGAGTGCTACCAGGGCTCGATGGGCGTGAGTTGGGACCAGTGGTACCCCATCGACATGACGGACGTGGTCGAGCAGACGGCGGTCCAGTTCGACGTCCGCGTGCCGGAGGGCGCGGCGCGCACGCTGCCGCTGCGCTTCGGGTTCGAGGACTACGGGCGGCAGTTCTCCGGGGCTACGCTCGACGGCAGCTACACCGCCTCGGGCCAGTTCACGATGGCGTGGCAGACGGTGACCATCCCGCTCACCCACCTGCGAGGCGGCGGCACCCAACTCGCGGCCGCCCCGGCGACCGTCGGCAACCTCCCCGAACCGCAGGGCCGCGCCGACTGGAGCAACGTCAAGCAGCTCATCATCTACATGGATGAGGCGGGCGAAGTGCTCCTCGATAACATCCGGCTCGTGGAAATCAACTGA